From Rhododendron vialii isolate Sample 1 chromosome 7a, ASM3025357v1:
TGCCGAAGAAGAAGCTGTCTCTCCCAAGAAGCCTACGGCACCGGCTGAGGTTGCAAAGCAGCGAGAGTTGAGTGGGACACTAGATAGTGAATCCGAGGCAAAGTTGAAGAAGCAACTTTCTGATGCTAAGTGCAAGGAGCTTAGTGGGCATGACATCTTCGCCCCGCCTCCAGAAATTCAACCACGGCCATTGGCTGCTCGAGCATTGGCGTTAAGGGAAAGCATAGAAATTGGAGAATCTGCACCAATTAATGTATCCTCAGCTGTTAAAGTGTCTAACGTAAGTGAATTGGTGGTGTTTTTGCCTTGGGGGAATTTGGAAAAAAGCATGGTTTCATCTCATAGCGTAGAGAACTACATTTTactaaattcaaaacttttgTGTTACTGCAAGAATAAATGAGTGCCTAAGTGGAAGCATATTAGATTGAATGACCCCAgctttttggtttgaaaaactTTACAGGCGGCTATTAACCTTGTTGCTCTACATAGTGTTTGTCAAGACTATTTATTAGTAAAAGCTAGTTCTTAAAATCAGCATCCTTAAGTATCAAAATTGATAGTTTTCTGGGTCAATTTTAACCAAATTTTGAAGCTATCTTTGGCCTAAAAGCTGAAGCAGAAGCTGCGGCAAACACACCGGCATAACACCCTCAAAATCCCTTGATATTTTCGATTCCACTAGATTTTGCTTATGCATATTTGCGTGCACTTCTTTTTTTACGTGCTTTCATACAATATTGGACTTTATTATTCAATACAGCCTGGTGGAGGTCCAGGCAATGGTACCAGTGAGGAAGCTGTAATCAAAACCGCGAAGAAGATTCCTACCCAGAAATTTGCAGAGCTGAGCGGAAATAACATTTTCAAAGGAGATGCTAACCCAACATCTGCTGAGAGATCATTGAGTTCAGCTAAACTGCGAGAGATCAGTGGCAATGATATTTTTGCCGATGGGAAGGCAGAATCTCGCGACTACTTTGGGGGGGTACGTAAGCCTCCGGGTGGCAGCAGCAGCATTGCTTTGGTTTAACTTGTTTTAGGGGCTTAACTCACTTACTTTTACATCTTCTTTTACTAAAGTGCCTGGTTTTATCTTATCTCTAGGGAAAATAATTTCCTGTGATTTAACCTTGTGTTATGGGTTTTGGTGTGTCCTGGTATTTAACATGTCAACTAGAGCTATGGATAAACGGCTAATTGGGTTGTATGTCCATAATCTCGTATTCTCCTGGTACTTGTCTGGACGGATTGCATTGGAGTCGTGGTTTGTGGTTGCTTTGAAACCTCGTGTAGTATTCTTGTTGCAGATTTGGGCTATAAACTGATAATTATTTGTGTCTGAAATTTGGTGTTGTCAAATGGAGTGCTTCGTTTGATATGTTTTACTGTAGTACGCAAAGTGTTTTAACTAGTAATTACTTGTACATTTCAGACTAACACGCTGGTTTTCTTCTACTGGATTGAGATCTTGAATCTACTATTCGGTTGGAGGAATCGATTCCTGTATTTTCAGCATTGCTTTTGTCTAACTTTAGGGTTAA
This genomic window contains:
- the LOC131332136 gene encoding uncharacterized protein LOC131332136, encoding MERTTPVRKPHTSTADLLVWSEIPPADTPADAPRSNARSHQPSDGISKVVFGGQVTDEEVESLNKRKPCSGYKLKEITGSGIFAAGSENGTEESDANPIPNRRMYQQAVAGISHISFAEEEAVSPKKPTAPAEVAKQRELSGTLDSESEAKLKKQLSDAKCKELSGHDIFAPPPEIQPRPLAARALALRESIEIGESAPINVSSAVKVSNPGGGPGNGTSEEAVIKTAKKIPTQKFAELSGNNIFKGDANPTSAERSLSSAKLREISGNDIFADGKAESRDYFGGVRKPPGGSSSIALV